The Salinibaculum sp. SYNS191 genome has a window encoding:
- a CDS encoding ArsR family transcriptional regulator, with amino-acid sequence MESKGRESTFDDILDALANPYRRQLLVALLAHNPQDDDDRDPLDVIPAPDEPEVLQTELVHVHLPKLADRGYISWNREDNTISKGPNWDEIAPLLELIDTHRDELPDGWL; translated from the coding sequence ATGGAGAGCAAGGGGCGAGAGTCGACATTCGACGATATATTAGATGCGCTTGCAAACCCGTACCGTCGGCAGTTACTCGTCGCGCTGTTAGCTCACAATCCGCAGGACGACGACGACCGCGACCCACTCGACGTGATTCCAGCACCGGACGAGCCGGAGGTCCTCCAGACAGAACTCGTCCACGTCCACCTGCCGAAACTCGCGGACAGGGGGTACATCTCGTGGAATCGTGAGGACAACACGATTAGCAAAGGCCCGAACTGGGACGAAATTGCCCCGCTTCTCGAACTCATCGACACCCACCGGGACGAACTTCCGGACGGGTGGCTCTAG
- a CDS encoding helix-turn-helix domain-containing protein, whose protein sequence is MAVIAHIRIPAESFELGRILELESGTTIELETMVPLGEKAVPFFSVTEEVHESFEQRVQNHPSVDDIVEVSRHDNERLYSLDWNIARDVFFQGVMEGQGQLLSAKGTPAEWEFELRFPTHEALSEFQKYCSNAHISLEVGRVYNPVRPGTGAWYGLTPAQRETLVLAVEGGYYSIPREISTQDLADALDISDQAVTERLRRAIHTLVENTLIAMEAAEAEEFAPVED, encoded by the coding sequence ATGGCCGTCATAGCTCACATCCGGATACCCGCCGAGTCATTCGAACTCGGGCGCATTCTCGAACTGGAATCCGGTACAACAATCGAACTCGAAACCATGGTGCCCCTCGGCGAGAAGGCAGTCCCGTTCTTTTCGGTGACCGAGGAGGTGCACGAATCCTTCGAGCAGCGGGTGCAAAATCACCCGTCGGTCGATGATATCGTGGAGGTGAGCCGCCACGACAACGAACGGCTGTATTCGCTCGACTGGAACATCGCCCGGGACGTGTTCTTTCAAGGTGTCATGGAAGGCCAGGGGCAGTTACTGAGTGCGAAAGGAACCCCGGCCGAGTGGGAGTTCGAACTCCGGTTTCCGACCCACGAGGCACTCAGCGAGTTCCAGAAGTACTGTTCGAACGCGCACATTTCCCTCGAAGTCGGCCGCGTCTACAACCCGGTTCGTCCCGGCACGGGCGCGTGGTACGGGCTGACACCCGCCCAGCGGGAGACACTCGTTCTGGCAGTCGAGGGTGGCTACTATTCGATTCCCCGGGAGATATCGACACAAGACCTCGCCGACGCCCTGGACATCTCCGACCAGGCGGTCACCGAACGATTGCGCCGGGCAATCCATACTCTCGTCGAGAACACGCTCATCGCCATGGAAGCGGCCGAGGCGGAGGAGTTCGCACCAGTCGAGGACTGA
- a CDS encoding DUF7344 domain-containing protein, with protein MEGDRWGDRFRALANPYRRQLLVALLEHNPQRDDDVDPLDHVTAAEADAEQFRATLTHVHLPKLAELGYIDWDRETGNINRGPNWDAAASLLQLIRDHRDELPDGWR; from the coding sequence ATGGAGGGGGACCGCTGGGGAGACCGGTTTCGCGCGCTCGCTAACCCATACCGGCGGCAACTACTCGTCGCATTGCTGGAACACAATCCACAGCGCGACGACGACGTCGACCCGCTCGACCACGTGACCGCCGCCGAAGCGGACGCAGAACAGTTCCGGGCGACGCTGACCCACGTACACCTGCCGAAACTCGCGGAGCTGGGCTACATCGACTGGGACAGAGAGACCGGAAACATCAACAGAGGGCCGAACTGGGACGCCGCCGCCTCACTGTTGCAGTTGATTCGAGACCACCGCGACGAACTCCCCGACGGGTGGCGCTGA